aagaggggaaggggaGGCGGAGGGTTGGGTCTGAGGGGGGGtttggaggaggcggaggaggaaggcaccgtccaaggaggaggaggagggcttaTCTTGAACGCCGGTGATTCCAGTAGTGTGGTCtctggagaaggaggaggaggacgagggggctccgccgccgccgccgccgtcggcCATCCCCTTTACCGGCGGAGCGGACGGGCTTCGCAGTGAAGTCGAGAAGCCTCAGGGAGTCGGCAACGGTGGATGCCTACTTAACCAACGGGAGACCTAAAAGGTGAAGGAACGAGATATCATGAGTTTGTAATTAGCGGCATATTCTTTCGACCATGCTGAGGGGATAGCATAGCTTTCAGCTTTAGgattgtgatttgtttagatGGTTTTGAAGCACGAGTGGAAGGTTCTCTCGCTCGTTTGTTCTTATCTTCGTTTTCAGGTTTCATCCCACCACAAGAGGATACTGATCAGCTGGGCTAACAATGactaatttattatataaattgattttttttattgatatggCTTGATATTTTATATATGATGGAAAATTGCAAAGTAGCACTATATtgcatggtaagctcatgcatTTATCAACTCCATTGAGtgcaaggctgcaaatgggttggaaACCCAACCCGATGCAaccagggccggcccgagccctaggcgactgaggcggtcgcgcctaaggccccgggccaatggaaggcctccgGGAGCAGAAGctagctacgagtcttcccccttgatggaagggaggtggagggtttcctggcctgcagagggcaatcggggaagttggggacagtagttttgttttgggtggagagagagagagagagagaggagggatttggttggcttcatacacacctgaagccactcttatctttcatcccttctctttttggttttggtcttggttttccttccctcacattactcctgatccagctgggccatcaggaagaaagatagggggattggagatggacttcttggagggtggagattcttttaattttctcctctcggtttcttctcccctcttgggtggtagagagagaaaaggagggagggggttgaatggctgctatgccgtgatgttgcagttgcagcTTCGGTGCTCACTTGAAGGGGGAGATGGTCTttagcaaaagaaaaggagggtagagaaagagaaggggggagggggggttgaatggctgctgttccGTGATGTTGCAggggctgcttgggtactcacttgaagggaagATGgcgggatgggacttttattaattagatggagtgaattttccataatgaccctactttctcttgGACAAATTTTTTGACGCCATGGGATGGCCTTTTTCCTATTCTACTCTCGCTTCACATGataaacagtattgccaagaaCAGTTCcatggccttttttttttaagtatttttttttaatattttcattcaagaattatattaaactgaggctttttgtcgacctttattagattcatgcatctttgttgaaatagtgtacttgacagCAATCTATTTCCATaacatttttttaagtattttatatttattaaaaaaattattatttaaaaaaaagaggcctcATTTACTAAATTCGCCTTGGGCCCCCatatgtattgggccgcccctggatGCAACCCAACTTGCTTAGACTCGATATCGATAAGGATTTATAGGGTTGGACCGGATTCTAAATTTTGATCTATTCTATATTTCGAACTGAGTTTGAATTTGTTGAATTCTGATCTGACTTGATATGATCCAACCGGATTGTTATATAGGTCTAATTTAGAACTTCTAACATATTATCCAATTCAACACGAATCCAATAAACCCGTTAACCCAAGATGAATGGGGGTGGTGTTAAGCCGGTCTATTATCCACGGTCTACTCTTTCGAAATCCCAATTAGAATTCAGTCCCATATAATGATGGCATCCATCATTAATTAATTGGTTTAAAATAAATGGTGTCATCATCCCACCAATCTGAGCTTTTTGATCTGATTTTATTCATATGACATGACAAATGTTGGGGCAAATTGAATGTTGGGTGATATCTTTGGATGAAAAGTTTGATTTTTAAATTGTAGATTGATACTGTAATTAATTTGGCATTCTATCCATAATCTGTTTCATGCTAAATATATCATAACATGCTTCCAAAGAGATATTCATATCTTATGATGAAGCTAGAATTTTCTTTTGTCCAAATTTAACTCTTTTATTTCAAAACTCAATACGTGCAACCTAAATCCGACTCGGAtccaaattttttgaattaggaTCGAGTTATATATAGATCCGATCCAATCTGATTCGATCTTCTATTGGGTTAGATCCGGATCCAATAGTAGGATCCTAACTAATGATAATTTAGGCTACGTGCAGGTTTTTCTATTTTCAATTTAACCTACTCTTTTATAATATCTAATTGGTTCATGTCGTTTCTGAACTTTATtatcttcatttttttaaattctaattgtatttggattttttttgctttaaagaTTATTTTATGCTTTATATTACTATATATGCTCATATTttaatgattttatttttaggTCTATATTCATTTAGCTTTGTTTTatattgttttcttttatttttacatcAACGTTTATATTTTGCAAGTGATCTATTATttgctcttcttctttacatattttcttatttttattattctaatttatttttattctaatttattttattgatttgatttcatttttttatctttaattCATATTTCTATTAATTGTATATTCATTttgattaaaattaaaactaaaacataaaatatttttttatttcaattattttatttatatcaaATGTGTTATTACATCTGCCTATTTGTTAGCATGTATGTATAAATATGTGTACACAcgtatgcatacatacatacatacatacatacatacatatacatatatatatatatatatatatatatatattatatatatatatatatatatatatatatatatatatatatatatatatatatatatatatatgcatacttacacacacatatacatatgcatgcGTGCGTGTGTCTATATGGCTTGCAACTAAGATGCTATGGCATAGTTTTTGGAGTAGACCATAATAGCAACATTGTTACTAACAAAAGAATACCAAAGCCGTTATCTTAAAGTGTGTGTATATTGGTCACATGAATTCCTTTAGATCTTGTTATACCTTATGTGTAGAGTTAATACTTGTTAAGCATGGACATGTATCAAAATTCATGCCTCAAAGTGGTACCAATCTTGATGCACATTTGTGTGCATGATGAAAAAATTACGGAAAATTAATTCCCCACCCTCTCAAGGATCCTACTATAACAAAAGTCCCCGTTGACCGGTCCTAAAATCTTTAGTACAATAACTTCACTAAGTTTAATTCCTGATCCTTgagccctttttttttaaaaaaatgccaAAAATGCCCCTACCTACTGATCTCCCGTCTTATTGAAGAAGAGGAACAAAAAGGGGGTCGGGCCAGCCGTCGGCCGTGGCTGCCCCCTCTCGCGGCCGTGTCGCCGGGAATGCCCGTGCCCCCTCCTGGGCCATCTCTCGCGGCCGCGCTGCCGGGAATGCCCTCGCCCCcatggtggggaggtgccgaagaagaggaagaagggcggTTGTGGCGTCCTGCGGCTGTTGCCGGCCATGGCCCGCTCTCCTCCTGCGTCCACCACGGCCCGGTCCTTTTCCGGTGCCGCCGACTTCGCGGAAGGAAAAGAATTCTCCGCTGGCCATCTACGGCTGCTGCCGCGGCAGCTCGGCCCCCTCCCGTGGCCCCTCTTGCGGCCGCCGCAGCCCGAACCCCTTCTGGCACCGACGGCCcgtaggaggagaagaaagaagaaagaagaaagtaggagaagggaagaagagaagaaaaaaaagaaaaagaaaaaaaaagaagaaaagaaaagaaaaaaaaaataaagaaaaaaaagaaaaaagaaaaaaaaagaaaaaaaaaataaaaaagaaaagaagaaaaaaaggaaagaaaagaaaataaataaataaatacatatatatatatatgtgtgtatgtgaaTGAACGaacaaataaataagataataaataaatataataaaataaataaataaaagccgCCGCGGTCAAGCCGCCTCCTACGGATGCCACGGCCCGCTCTCTTCTGGCGCCACTGGCCTCACGGAaggagaaaatagaagaaaagaaaaaagaagaaaaagaaagaaaaagaagaaaaaaataaaataaaaaagaaaagaagaaaacaaaagaaagaaaagaaaaataaacaaatatatatatatatatatatatatatatatgaatgaacgaataaataataaataataagataataaaaaaatatattgtaatgaaataaaataataaataaaaaaacaaaagctgTGGCTGCTGCGACCGAGCCCCGCCGTCCTCACAGaaggagaaaatagaaaaaaagaaaagaaaagaaaaaaaagaaaaagaaaataatgagagcgacaaataatctgatctttaTGATATTTGTAGGTACAATAGATTTGTGACCATTGCAATTAGTTAAGTAAGCTTGGAACTCAATTCATATAGCCTCGAAGACAATTAACTCACCATTACAATTAGGTTGGTAAGCTTGGTATAGAGGTAATATAGCATGGCACACTTTTAAGTAAGCTTAGCACGCAATTAATCAATATTTGAATACTTAATCTAGCCTGGCACAGAGTTAAATCTTCTCGGCACccagttaaataagcttggaataCACTTAATCTACCCTGTCATACAGTTAAATCAtcttggaacacagttaagtcttctctgtacacaattaagtctcTCCGCACACAATTAAATATTCTTTGCACACAATTAAGTTAAGAGTTAACTACTCAAAAAAGAGTTAACTGATTTCAAACTTTTTGCAACATTAAGCCTTCTTAACTTAACTGTATGCAGAAAAAATTTAACTGTATCCTCATTAAAAAATTTTGCAGTTGGCATGCCATTTGGCATTAAAAGGTTGATTATTTAGACCACTAATTCATTCCCCTAATTAAACCCAACTTGATCTTTGGTTGGAATTTTTCCAACCAATCTAGCTCAAACCCTTTTTGATCTAAAGTTCAAAATTAGATTGGCCTAGTATTGGGTTAGGCTGTTTTGGATTAAATTATTGGGGATAAGTCAAATAGTGCTGGTAACATAAGATTGAAAAAGGGTTTTGGACAATTTTGTCCAAGTAAGTATTACGTTTGGTGAGACTTATTTGCGTGCACATATACAATTGAATAActtaacaaaattaaaaatacacttaataataaaatacatcaatgttttatataaaatagaaatatagatttatttattatttttgggtTGGATTGGGTTCTGACTTTTGATTGGGTTACTACTCCCATTCccgttctttctctctctggcCTCATCGAATCGACTCCACTCCGCCGGCCATCCTTCTGTCTCCCCGCCGATGGATCCCTACGAATACCTCAAGATCTCCCGGAACCCAGATGGCTCCATCACCCGCCACGCCTCCATTCCCTTCTCCCCCGCGAACCCCGACGCTACCCCCGTCCTCTCCAAAGACGTCCCCCTCAACCCCGCCCACAAGACCTGGCTCCGAATCTTCCTCCCCACCCAATCATCGCCTTCCCCCGAGAAGCAGCTCCCCGTCGTCTTCTACTTCCACGGCGGCGGCTTCATCCTCCTCAGCGCCGGCACCACCCTCTTCCACGACTTCTGCGTCAAATTATCCGCCGAACTCCCCGCCGTAGTCCTCTCCGTCGAGTACCGCCTCGCCCCGGAGCACCGCCTCCCCGCCGCCTACGACGACGCCGTCGACGCCCTCCTCTGGGCCTGCGCCCAGGCCCTCGGCCCCGCCTCCGCAGTCGGCGCCCGCGCCGACTTCTCCCGGTGCTTCCTGATGGGCAGCAGCGCCGGCGCCAACATCGCCTACCACGCCGGCCTCCGCGCGATGGCCATGGATCTGAACCCGCTGAAGATCCAAGGGCTCATCTTGTACCAGCCCTTCTTCGGAGGGAAAGATAGGACGGAGTCGGAGACGAGAATGGCGGAGGACCCGGTTTTGGCTCTACCGGTGAACGATTTGATGTGGGAGCTGTCGCTGCCGGAAGGGGCGGACAGGGACCACGAGTACTGCAATCCGGTGGTCGGGAAGACGGGGAGGGAGGGGGCTACCGCGGTGGCGGGGCTGCCGCGGTGTCTGGTGAAGGGGCACACGGGCGACCCGCTCCTCGATCGGCAGAAGTTGTTCTTAAGGATGTTGGAGAGGGGAGGGGTCGAGGTGGTGGCGTGGATAGAGGAGGGAGGCTGCCACGGGATCGATGTGCATGATGCCAAGCAGGCCGAGAAGCTGCTGTCGGATATTCGAGGATTCGCCAGTCTTGCCGCCGGTGCCGgcgcggccgccgccgccggtgcTGGTGAGGGTTAATCGAAACGACATGAGTAAGCGAACAATAATGAGATCATGCTAAACTTAAGAAATTAGTTTGTGATTCTTCTTCCAATTTGTTTCGTCACTTATTTTCCTTTATGTAACTCACCTGGT
The nucleotide sequence above comes from Phoenix dactylifera cultivar Barhee BC4 unplaced genomic scaffold, palm_55x_up_171113_PBpolish2nd_filt_p 000392F, whole genome shotgun sequence. Encoded proteins:
- the LOC103702801 gene encoding 3-O-acetylpapaveroxine carboxylesterase CXE2-like, translated to MDPYEYLKISRNPDGSITRHASIPFSPANPDATPVLSKDVPLNPAHKTWLRIFLPTQSSPSPEKQLPVVFYFHGGGFILLSAGTTLFHDFCVKLSAELPAVVLSVEYRLAPEHRLPAAYDDAVDALLWACAQALGPASAVGARADFSRCFLMGSSAGANIAYHAGLRAMAMDLNPLKIQGLILYQPFFGGKDRTESETRMAEDPVLALPVNDLMWELSLPEGADRDHEYCNPVVGKTGREGATAVAGLPRCLVKGHTGDPLLDRQKLFLRMLERGGVEVVAWIEEGGCHGIDVHDAKQAEKLLSDIRGFASLAAGAGAAAAAGAGEG